A stretch of the Lytechinus variegatus isolate NC3 chromosome 5, Lvar_3.0, whole genome shotgun sequence genome encodes the following:
- the LOC121415858 gene encoding uncharacterized protein LOC121415858 has protein sequence MFGRCTSDLGGRWSAIPYLYIYVHPTWNGQFITMAAPRRLRMALLEHELAQARFQYNLVLAALLEEAERERQRAGRRIRRWWVREWILRRPRFGQYETLMRELEAEHAADFKSYLRMVPQMFYELLDRVGPRIAKTTTHRTPLDPGLKLAITLRFLATGSSYHDLAFAFRVPHNTISLFVPEVCQAIYDEYEDEMWATPQTEDEWRPVAEGFGDRWNFPHCCGAIDGKHVAIKKPPRAAHFTTTTKASFPSSCLQW, from the exons ATGTTCGGCCGGTGTACCTCGGACTTGGGGGGCCGATGGTCAGCTATTCCATACCTGTATATATATGTCCACCCTACCTGGAATGGTCAGTTCATCACTATGGCTGCACCGAGAAGACTACGAATGGCGTTGTTAGAACACGAGCTAGCTCAGGCGAGGTTCCAGTACAACTTGGTCCTGGCAGCACTGCTCGAAGAAGCCGAGAGGGAGCGACAGAGGGCCGGCAGAAGAATAAGACGTTGGTGGGTGCGCGAGTGGATCCTACGCAGACCTCGTTTCGGCCAGTATGAGACGCTCATGAGGGAACTCGAGGCCGAGCACGCTGCCGACTTCAAATCCTACCTCCGCATGGTGCCACAGATGTTCTATGAGTTGCTTGACCGAGTTGGCCCCCGCATTGCCAAGACCACAAC GCATCGAACCCCCTTGGATCCTGGGCTGAAGCTGGCGATCACCTTGAGGTTCTTGGCGACCGGAAGCAGCTATCATGATCTGGCGTTCGCGTTTCGTGTCCCACACAACACCATCTCTCTGTTCGTCCCCGAGGTCTGTCAGGCCATCTACGACGAATACGAGGACGAGATGTGGGCCACTCCCCAGACAGAAGATGAGTGGCGCCCGGTAGCCGAGGGATTCGGAGACAGATGGAACTTTCCCCACTGTTGTGGCGCGATCGATGGGAAACATGTCGCCATCAAGAAGCCCCCAAGAGCGGCTCACTTTACTACAACTACAAAGGCTTCTTTTCCATCGTCATGCTTGCAGTGGTAA